GGGTCACGCCGGTCGGCATGATGCCGAACATCTGCAAGCAGCCGCGGTACCACTGACGCAGGTCCGTGGAATCGGCGCCATCCGGGGTCGGCACGATGCTCCACAACGCGCCCCAGGGGTAGGCCTTGACTGTCTGGCGCACCTGCATCTGGGCACGCAGCTGCGAGCGGGTGCCGTCGGCCAGGATCAGCGCTCCGTGTTCGCCCAGCACCGACTCGTTGCCCTGGCCATCGTCGGTGAGCAGACGCACATGGGTGGGCGCCTGCACGAAGCGTGAAATCGATACGCCGGTACGGATGGTCACCCCGGCTGCCCGTGCCGCGCCGAGCAAGGCGGTCATCAACACCCCGCGGTGAATGCCGAGGCCAAAGGAATCGGCCTGCCAGTGAGCGTAGCGGGTGTCGAGAATCACCCGCCGCGCGCAGGCCGAGGTGCCGAACAGGCGGCTGACCGGCGCGCCAAGCGCGGTGCATTCATCGAGCAGACCGAGGTGGCGCAAGGCCGCGAGCCCCGAGGGCTGCAGCAGAATGCCGGCACCTACCGGCTGCAGGTCGGCAACGCGTTCGTAGAGGGTGACCGACCAGCCCTGGCGGGCCAGCAGGATGGCGCTGGCCAATCCTGCGGTGCCGGCGCCGACGATCGCAATGGGTAAATCCTTCACGGGCACATCCTGTGCGGTATCGAGAAGGGCGATTCTACCTCGCCGGCTCGGGAAGAATGTCGAAGCCGCCACGGTTCTGGCTGACGATGCGCAGATTGGCCACGCCACCGGCCTCGATCTTCACCGCCACCTCGCGGTTGAGGCGCCCCTTGCCGCACAGGGTCTGGTCTTCGCTGTCGGCGGCGATGCCGACGATGCGATTGCCCGCCGGCACCTGGAAGCGGCCCCGTTCACCGACGGCGATACGCGCCGCCAGCTTGCGGTCGACCAACACGGCCACGTAGCAGCCGCCGCCCATGAGCCCCAGATCACGGGTGACCAGCACTTCGCCGCCGCCCTGTACCGGTTCCTGATAGGCACGCAGGCGCTCGCTCGGGATGTCGGTGATCTTTTCAGGATCGGCCTGGTAGGACGAGCAACCGGCCAGGAGCAGCAGGGGCAGTACGGCATAGATCAGACGCATGGGGTCTCTCCGGAGAATCGCGAGGGTGGCGAGCAACAGGCTCTGCTCACAGACAAGCACATTGCCATAAGCGTGCAATAAATCCATCGCCATGGACGCGCTGGCTTGCACGAGTCGGCAGCACCATAATGGCGCCTCACACCTCAACGAGCGACCCTCATGGACACGCGCAAGAACATCGATGGCCTGGCCGGCGGCCTGATGGTTGGCCTGTGCATGATCTGGGGCATGCAGCAGGTGGTACTCAAGGCCGCCGCCGACGACGTGGCACCGGTGCTGATGCTGGCTCTGCGCTCGGGCATCGCCGCGCTGCTGGTGGCCATGCTGATGCTATGGCGACGTGACGGGCTCGGGGTGAGCGCCGGCAACTGGCGGCCCGGGCTGGTGGTCGGTTTCCTGTTCGCCCTGGAGTTCATGCTGGTTGGCGAGGGGCTGCGCCACACCAGCGCTTCGCACATGGTGATCTTTCTCTACACGGCGCCGATCTTCGCGGCGCTGGGGCTGCACTGGCGGTTGCCTGCCGAACGCCTGCGGCCCCTGCAGTGGCTGGGTATCGGCATCGCTTTCATGGGCATCCTGGTGTCGTTCGCCGGGCGTTCCGGCGGTGTGGAAACGACGGATGCAGGCCGCCAGCTGTATGGCGACGTCCTCGGCCTGCTCGGTGCCATGGCCTGGGGCGCGACCACCGTGGTGGTGCGCGCTTCGCGGCTGTCCAACGCGCCGGTCACCCAGACGCTGTTCTACCAGTTGCTGGGCGGCTTCGTGCTGCTGATCCTGGCCTGCGCGGTGACCGACCAGCTGCGTTTCAATCCCACGCCTATAGCGGTGGGCGGGCTGATCTTCCAGGCGTTGCTGGTGTCGTTCGCCAGTTTCCTGGCCTGGTTCTGGCTGCTGCGCAACTACCTGGCGTCACGCCTGGGGGTGTTGTCGTTCATGACCCCGATGTTCGGCATCCTGTTCGGCGTGGTGCTGCTGGGCGAGCCGCTGGAGGTCAACTTCATCCTCGGTGCCCTGCTGGTGCTGTGCGGCATCCTGCTGGTCAGCGGCTATGAATGGCTGAGCCAATGGCTCAAGCGGCGCGCGTGATAGCGGGGAGTGAATACAGCCTTAGCTGCTGATCAGGAGCGATGGATGTCGTCGCTAAGCGCCTTGACCATCCGAAAAGCGCTCAGCCACCGGTCTGTGGTGAGCAGGTGGGAACGCCTATTTATGCCCAAGATTTTTCGCGCGCATGGCGCGCGCCCACATAACCTGGGGCCAGTAGGCATTTTGCGTCAGCAGGTTCAGCGTAGAGATGAATACGCGTGGGAGCGGGCCATGCCCGCCATTTTTCGCGCGCATGGTGCGCTCCCACTAATGTCGCTTCGATCAGGCGCTCTGAAAACGCTTGACCAGCCTGGCCTGCAGCTTTTCCAGCTCGGCGGGGTCGGCCTTGCCGCTGGCATGGGCGTGCAGCCCCTGCTCGCTGAAGCGCGGAATCACGTGCATATGGATATGGAACACCGTCTGCCCGGCAGGCGCACCGTTGAACTGGGCGATCTGCACGCCATCGGGCTGTAACTCGTCGGCCAGCAAGCGGGCGACCTTCTGCACCGCCAGGGTCAGCTTGGTCAGGTTGTCCGCGTCGATCTCCAGCAGGTTGCGGGCTTCGGCGCGCTTGGGGATCACCAGGGTATGGCCAAACGACTGCGGGAACAGATCCAGGAACACCAGCACGTCGTCGTCTTCGTACAGCTTGTAGCAAGGCATCTCGCCGCGAATGATCTTGGCGAAGATGTTCTGCGAATCGTAATCGCCGTAAAGGCTCATGGGCTTCTCCATCGCGTTGTGAACGTGCTCGCACCATACCGGCTCGGCCGGCTGGTGCGAAGCAGTCAGCTACTCAACGCTCCTTGCGCAGTAACGTCAGGCCGATGATCACGCCCACGCCGCACAGGGCGATCAGGTAGTACGCCGGGCCCAGCGGGCTCCACTTGACCAGCAGCGACACGGCCACCGGGGTCAGGCCGCCGAACACCGCATAGGACATGTTGTAGGAGAACGACAGGCCGCTGAAGCGCACCGGCGCCGGGAAGGCATGCACCATCACGAAGGGCACCGCGCCGATGGTGCCGACGAACAGGCCGACCAGCGCATACAGCGGGAACAGCCGTTGCGGATTGGCGTGCAGGCCGCTGTAGAACAGCCAGGCACAGACCGCCAGCGCCGTGCAGCCGACCACCAGCACCCGGCCGGCGCCGATACGGTCGCACAGGGCGCCGCTGATGATGCAGCCGATACTGAGCATGACGATGGCCAGGCTGTTGGCCTTCAGCGAGGTGACTGCATCGAAGCCGTATAGGGTCTGCAGGAAGGTCGGCGTCATCAGGATCGCCACCACGATGCCGGCCGACAGCAGCCAGGTCAGCAGTGCGGAAATCGCCACGCTGCCGCGATGGTCGCGCACCACGGTTTTCAGCGGCAGTTCCGCGGCCAGGGCCTTGCGTTGCTGCATTTCGGTGAACACCGGGGTTTCGTGCAGCCACTGGCGCAGGTACATGGCGAACAGGCCGAACACGCCGCCGATCAGGAACGGCACGCGCCAGGCCCAGTCCAGCACCTGCTCGGCGGTGAACACGCTGTTGATCAGCGTGGCCATCAGCGAGCCGAGCAGGATGCCGGTGGTCAGACCGCAGGTCAGCGTGCCGCAGGCGTAGCCGATATGCCGCGCCGGCACGTGCTCGGAGACGAACACCCAGGCGCCCGGCACTTCGCCGCCGATCGCCGCACCCTGGATGATGCGCATCAGCAGCAGCATCAACGGCGCGAGGATGCCGATCTGCGCGTAGGTCGGCAGCAGGCCCATGATCAGCGTGGGCACCGCCATCATCAGGATGCTCAGGGTGAACATGCGCTTGCGGCCGATCAGGTCGCCGAAGTGCGCCATGATGATGCCGCCCAGGGGGCGTGCCAGGTAGCCGGCGGCGAAGATGCCGAAGGTCTGCAGCATGCGCAGCCAGTCGGGCATGTCCGGCGGGAAGAACAGCTTGCCGACGATGGTGGCGAAGAACACGTAAATGATGAAATCGTAGAATTCCAGGGCGCCGCCGAGTGCGGACAGGGACAAGGTCTTGTAATCGCTACGAGTCAGGGGCCGGCCGGGTGCCGACGAGGCTGCAGATTGCATGGAGGGAATTCTCGGAGGTCTACGGAGCCGCGGTGCGCTTGGCCCGCGGGGCGCTCACGATAGCAAATTCGTGGCCCGAGGGCAGCGCTGCGACGCAGCCGAATCGGGCTCGGCAAGTAAATTGTGTGCGTGCATGTCAGCTTACCGACAGGTTGCGAGGGAGAAAATGCGCCCTCGCCGGGTCATACCCGCAGTCCGCATCCGTTAGCTCCCTCATTAAGGAACCCCATGGACTGGCTACATCTGCTCGTTCTTTCGCTCATCCAGGGCGTTACCGAATTCATCCCCGTCTCCTCCTCCGCGCATTTGATCCTGCCCTCGCAATTGCTCGGCTGGCCGGACCAGGGCCAGGCCTTCGACGTCGCCGTGCATGTCGGCACCCTGACGGCCGTGGTGCTCGCCTTCCGCCAGCAGATCGCCGCCATCGTCAGCGGCTGGCTGGGCCATGTGTTGTACCGCCGCGCCAGCCCGGAAAGCCGCATGGGCTGGATGATCATCCTGGCCACCATTCCAGCTGCGGTGGCCGGGCTGGTATTCGAATCGCTGATCGAGCAGTACACCCGCTCCATGCTGGTGATCGGCACCACCACCATCGTCTTCGGTCTGGTGCTCTGGTGGGCCGACATGAACGGCAGCCGCGACGCCGACATGAGCCGTATGACCTGGCGCCACGCCCTGCTGATCGGCCTGGCGCAGATGATCGCGCTGATTCCCGGCACTTCGCGCTCGGGCATCACCATGACCGCGGCGCTGATGCTCGGCTTCGACCGCAAGAGCGCCGCGAGTTTTTCCTTCCTGATGTCGATCCCGCTGATTCTCGCCGCCGGCAGCCTCAAGGCCCTGCACCTGATCGAACAGGACGATGGCGCCCATTGGGGCGACATGGCGTGGGGCATCGGCCTGTCGTTCATCTCGGCGTTCCTGTGCATCAAGCTGTTCCTGGCCGCGCTCGATCGCATCGGCATGCTGCCCTACGTGATCTACCGCCTGATCCTCGGCACCTTCCTGCTGTTTGTGGCGCTATAGGATTCTGGTCGCGCAGGTCGAGCGCCGCGACACCCGGCAAGCGTGCCCTGGGTATCGCTGCGCTCGATACCAGGCTACCGGCGGGCCAGGCGTTACCTTCTCCTACACCCCGACGCTGCGCTGCCCAGCGAAGCACCAGAGCGGGCGACGCCGGCTACGGGCATGCTTATTGCCTGACTCTCGAACCCGTTACGAGAAGGCGTGCCCCCATGCAGCACTCCCACCTGACCACCCTCCATGCCGTCGTGCTGGCCCTGGATACGCTCTGCCAGGACGGCACCTGCATCGATGAACTGCTGGCCGGCAGCGGCATCGCCGCTGCCGACCTGCAGCGCCCCGAGATGCGCATCAGCATCGCCCAGGAACGCCAGGTATTTCGCAACGCCACGGACCGCTGCCAGGATCTCGGCCTGCTGCTGGGCCGGCGCATGCATGTGTCGTCCTACGGGCTGCTGGGTTTCAGCCTGCTGTCGGCGGCGAGCCTGGGTGAGGCGCTGGAGGTGGCGTTCAGCTTTCCCGCATTGCTGGGCACCCTGTTCACGCTGCAGCTACGCCGCGACGGTGCGCAGGCGTGGATCGAAGCCCGCGATTACCGCGACGCCGCGGAACTGTCCACCTTCAACACCGAGTTCTGCCTGGCCTCCCTGAAGCTGATCTGCGACGACCTGCTCGGCCGCCCACTGCCACTGACGAGCGCTCGCTTCACCCATAAGGCGCCCCGCTACCAGCGCCAGTACACGCGCGATTTCGCCTGCCCGGTGCAGTTCAATGGCGCCGACAACGCGATCGTCTTCGCCAGCCAGTGGCTAGACCGCCGCCTGCCCCTGGCCGACCCGGTGACGCACCGCGACACCCTGCAACGCTGCCACCAGTTGAACCGCGAATTTCTTTCCCACCAGGCGCTGATCAACCGCGTGCGCCAGCTGCTCGCCAGTCAATTGCCCGAGTCGCCGGGGCTCGATGGCCTGGCGCGCCAGCTGCGCTGTTCCTCACGCACCCTGCGCCGTCAGTTGCAGGAAGTGGGCACCAGCTACCAAAGCCTGCTCGACGAGCTGCGCTTCGAGCAGGCCCGCCGCCTGCTCGGGGAGCAACGCCTATCCATCGCGCGCGTCGCCGAAGCCCTGGGCTACAGCGAGACGGCCAGCTTTCGCCACGCCTTCCAGCGCTGGAGCGGCACCTCGCCGAGCCGCTATCGGCGCCCTGCCCTGGCTTGACTGCGGCTCTCGAAGTCGCCGTCAGCGTGCCGACCAGGCGCACCGATGCGGTTCAGCGATGCACGATCGGGTGGCCACATCTATCCCTTTTTGGC
Above is a genomic segment from Pseudomonas argentinensis containing:
- a CDS encoding FAD-dependent oxidoreductase — its product is MKDLPIAIVGAGTAGLASAILLARQGWSVTLYERVADLQPVGAGILLQPSGLAALRHLGLLDECTALGAPVSRLFGTSACARRVILDTRYAHWQADSFGLGIHRGVLMTALLGAARAAGVTIRTGVSISRFVQAPTHVRLLTDDGQGNESVLGEHGALILADGTRSQLRAQMQVRQTVKAYPWGALWSIVPTPDGADSTDLRQWYRGCLQMFGIMPTGVTHSQRQTKLSSLFWSLPVASHAAWQQAGLEAWKDSVRKLAGEPADAFLHAIDTPERLMLASYADVRMHQWNDRRVLAIGDCAHAMSPQLGQGANMALVDAVALADALGACGPGQAADPAACFAVYGAVRGAHLRYYRQASRLLTPLFQSHSAWLAVLRDSALFVARHLPLGRQHAVTTLVGARTGWLLSGKGAAPLHAWCKPSPAQPVLEVSSV
- a CDS encoding 3-isopropylmalate dehydratase; this translates as MRLIYAVLPLLLLAGCSSYQADPEKITDIPSERLRAYQEPVQGGGEVLVTRDLGLMGGGCYVAVLVDRKLAARIAVGERGRFQVPAGNRIVGIAADSEDQTLCGKGRLNREVAVKIEAGGVANLRIVSQNRGGFDILPEPAR
- a CDS encoding DMT family transporter, whose protein sequence is MDTRKNIDGLAGGLMVGLCMIWGMQQVVLKAAADDVAPVLMLALRSGIAALLVAMLMLWRRDGLGVSAGNWRPGLVVGFLFALEFMLVGEGLRHTSASHMVIFLYTAPIFAALGLHWRLPAERLRPLQWLGIGIAFMGILVSFAGRSGGVETTDAGRQLYGDVLGLLGAMAWGATTVVVRASRLSNAPVTQTLFYQLLGGFVLLILACAVTDQLRFNPTPIAVGGLIFQALLVSFASFLAWFWLLRNYLASRLGVLSFMTPMFGILFGVVLLGEPLEVNFILGALLVLCGILLVSGYEWLSQWLKRRA
- a CDS encoding HIT family protein; translation: MSLYGDYDSQNIFAKIIRGEMPCYKLYEDDDVLVFLDLFPQSFGHTLVIPKRAEARNLLEIDADNLTKLTLAVQKVARLLADELQPDGVQIAQFNGAPAGQTVFHIHMHVIPRFSEQGLHAHASGKADPAELEKLQARLVKRFQSA
- a CDS encoding MFS transporter is translated as MQSAASSAPGRPLTRSDYKTLSLSALGGALEFYDFIIYVFFATIVGKLFFPPDMPDWLRMLQTFGIFAAGYLARPLGGIIMAHFGDLIGRKRMFTLSILMMAVPTLIMGLLPTYAQIGILAPLMLLLMRIIQGAAIGGEVPGAWVFVSEHVPARHIGYACGTLTCGLTTGILLGSLMATLINSVFTAEQVLDWAWRVPFLIGGVFGLFAMYLRQWLHETPVFTEMQQRKALAAELPLKTVVRDHRGSVAISALLTWLLSAGIVVAILMTPTFLQTLYGFDAVTSLKANSLAIVMLSIGCIISGALCDRIGAGRVLVVGCTALAVCAWLFYSGLHANPQRLFPLYALVGLFVGTIGAVPFVMVHAFPAPVRFSGLSFSYNMSYAVFGGLTPVAVSLLVKWSPLGPAYYLIALCGVGVIIGLTLLRKER
- a CDS encoding undecaprenyl-diphosphate phosphatase yields the protein MDWLHLLVLSLIQGVTEFIPVSSSAHLILPSQLLGWPDQGQAFDVAVHVGTLTAVVLAFRQQIAAIVSGWLGHVLYRRASPESRMGWMIILATIPAAVAGLVFESLIEQYTRSMLVIGTTTIVFGLVLWWADMNGSRDADMSRMTWRHALLIGLAQMIALIPGTSRSGITMTAALMLGFDRKSAASFSFLMSIPLILAAGSLKALHLIEQDDGAHWGDMAWGIGLSFISAFLCIKLFLAALDRIGMLPYVIYRLILGTFLLFVAL
- a CDS encoding AraC family transcriptional regulator gives rise to the protein MQHSHLTTLHAVVLALDTLCQDGTCIDELLAGSGIAAADLQRPEMRISIAQERQVFRNATDRCQDLGLLLGRRMHVSSYGLLGFSLLSAASLGEALEVAFSFPALLGTLFTLQLRRDGAQAWIEARDYRDAAELSTFNTEFCLASLKLICDDLLGRPLPLTSARFTHKAPRYQRQYTRDFACPVQFNGADNAIVFASQWLDRRLPLADPVTHRDTLQRCHQLNREFLSHQALINRVRQLLASQLPESPGLDGLARQLRCSSRTLRRQLQEVGTSYQSLLDELRFEQARRLLGEQRLSIARVAEALGYSETASFRHAFQRWSGTSPSRYRRPALA